The Podospora pseudocomata strain CBS 415.72m chromosome 1 map unlocalized CBS415.72m_1, whole genome shotgun sequence genome has a segment encoding these proteins:
- a CDS encoding uncharacterized protein (COG:S; EggNog:ENOG503P1BV): MANFGRVVCVALPFLLTLASLISLLVAGLAGVADKSLYMFQVNTTNLSIDPLTAANLISKATGGKDVETVFNDAVNDALNTRQDTQTTNITAADLSLYDLYDVGLWGYCYTPQNGSRECTRPAFDWATNVLNTTTGDLNSMLTLTGQNVTLPKEITDAVKAFSTVSKWTQVVFIISYVALGVALFFGLFANCSRAFSCITWLLAAFAAVAVCASAALATATAVVVVGAVEGSAKIYGVRADFNTRFLAAVWIAAAFALAAALFWVFTICCCAPEKRSSHKRNRSSDEGEKLMGTGPYQRLDQPQGYQGYQQQWPAATAGNGGYGRQTGGAYEPYSHSRV; the protein is encoded by the coding sequence ATGGCCAACTTTGGGCGCGTCGTCTGCGTCGCCCTCCCCTTTTTACTaaccctcgcctccctcataTCCCTCCTCGTTGCCGGCCTCGCGGGCGTAGCCGATAAGTCGTTGTACATGTTTCAAGTAAAcacaaccaacctctccatcgaCCCCCTCACAGCCGCCAACCTCATCTCCAAAGCCACCGGCGGCAAGGACGTCGAGACGGTCTTCAACGACGCCGTAAACGACGCCCTCAACACCCGCCAGGacacccaaaccaccaacatcaccgccgccgatcTTTCTCTCTATGACCTCTATGACGTTGGGCTTTGGGGCTACTGCTACACGCCTCAGAATGGCTCAAGAGAGTGCACCAGGCCCGCCTTTGACTGGGCCACTAACGTCCTGAACACCACCACTGGCGACCTCAACTCCATGTTGACTCTCACTGGTCAAAacgtcaccctccccaaggAAATTACCGACGCGGTCAAGGCCTTCTCTACCGTCTCCAAATGGACCCAAGTCGTCTTTATCATCTCCTACGTCGCCCTTGGCGTGGCTCTCTTCTTTGGCCTGTTTGCCAACTGTTCCAGGGCATTTAGTTGCATCACCTGGCTGCTCGCCGCTTTCGCCGCCGTTGCCGTCTGCGCCAGTGCCGCGCTCGCGACTGCCACCGCTGTCGTGGTCGTCGGAGCGGTAGAGGGCTCGGCTAAGATCTATGGTGTTCGCGCCGACTTTAACACGAGGTTCCTAGCCGCGGTGTGGATCGCTGCTGCGTTCGCTCTTGCGGCGGCGCTGTTCTGGGTGTTTACCATTTGCTGCTGTGCGCCCGAGAAGAGGAGCAGTCACAAGCGGAACAGGAGcagtgatgagggggagaagcTTATGGGTACCGGGCCGTACCAGAGGTTGGATCAGCCGCAGGGGTATCAAGGTTATCAGCAGCAGTGGCCTGCGGCTACcgctgggaatggggggtATGGAAGGCAGACGGGCGGTGCGTATGAGCCGTATTCTCATAGCAGGGTTTAA
- the PaKMT6 gene encoding H3K27me3 methyltransferase (COG:K; EggNog:ENOG503NZVU), which yields MVSSGRIVVDLTADSTSASEDGGSEGGDGVADETGVRTTTLNHPHNGDRLRSQPASQPYVSERPHHHARNSAPQHVKASRGPSPSSLSDVTATSVPASRRRTPNGPPVAKSKSGLDGTPSKSIMRFSTRDEIRDSQSPTLKNTAQHPTPQSQTSLQLSEFRGHETPKSMTPQKVDDWTVDSIADILRSFVNEVSEDHAHLVHFLLEEDERNAPKPQHISSVDAFADMKPLTVDHDESAGNEIETMTLKFKQHSGEQGKAIRAHGKHIDFPVVCIASDRQSVPRYRFHHVEIRKNILAPNSMLNFVPHLRDVDPNSAEEKRYAEWLNELETLDKLSGFKALGRVQRLAKRAQNEYAAILSTYLEPWLERLAIDGCTKTTLIRYMASQPESDDAITPQQRSHLLDTYNEGAGSPRGSRAAKLFTEAFDKVFGDPKNQRPITLSDVLKLDKAVEPILDNRKTKNTPSAQRHQNRELTQKVVESLGSYSALGCLICFSHDCEHGEIDGDNQKRCLSLDEIGGVASALRAKWMAQLQDHSSKQSSLVLKSNPQPCRNSCYRTHDTGKPGYVEKPWSGNEVTVLEQVFATLGYSSSLMPQCFVAAVLNRPCWDVHRKFRELSLALPAVPEAFETVKGPKPVTWYDRRKKQLLSGWEDATVTHEHSLREIWTPCHHEGACTAANGCQCASKGRHPVLCERFCLCTAETCALKFTGCACHSLGKTCIQRQKEGKPCICVQLNRECDPVLCKGCGAKERADPENAYDEQLHSTGCQNVPMQRGATKAVVIGSSQLEGCGYGLFAAEDIAQDEFIIEYTGELISHDEGVRRENRRGDVFDEENKISYLFTLLEQEGIWVDAAIYGNLSRYINHANDTCNITPKIMYVNHEFRIKFSALRDIKAGEELFFNYGDNFPNLTKKLVESRESGGKEKGSGNGAPKRKGGAQRAAPRKTTSKSSRHLDYRGSDDELFFDELRRRQDDEDGVDYGETPNKKQRGKRGGARPGAGRKKKQAQPPEETGEYQNATEISDSQGESGALEETPSRRRISKHPYASTAFGANGAISGPGQEPVKKISKRGGARPGAGRKPKHRPGTAKTTSSSKIGKTSPGSSTTSPSNSSEKSINNIGRHGTDSEDHPLAYRNRFSRPGPSTLSNSISTTAAGKKRKASDFEEEAQSPSGDGDHHRDFESHIQSNRKNSAGLYRQSIFQPIDSSTSSHSDQSVVNGRGGGRYDDDDNEGDEDDDDDDDDSVRGSRKRQKPWRYRDEKE from the exons ATGGTCTCGTCCGGGAGAATTGTGGTGGATTTGACGGCGGATTCGACCTCAGCTAGTGAAGATGGGGGGAGTGAAGGTGGCGATGGTGTAGCCGACGAAACTGGTGTCAGGACAACGACCTTGAACCATCCTCACAACGGCGACCGGCTGCGATCACAACCAGCTTCACAACCCTATGTGTCTGAGCGGCCCCATCACCATGCGCGGAACTCGGCTCCGCAACATGTGAAAGCTAGTAGAGGGCCTAGTCCCTCCTCTTTATCTGATGTTACAGCCACATCCGTGCCTGCGAGTAGAAGGCGGACTCCCAATGGGCCACCAGTGGCTAAGAGCAAGTCAGGGCTGGATGGAACACCATCAAAGTCAATAATGAGATTTTCAACACGGGACGAGATTCGGGATTCACAGTCGCCAACTCTCAAAAATACGGCCCAGCACCCGACCCCGCAGTCGCAAACTTCGCTCCAACTCTCAGAGTTCAGAGGCCACGAGACGCCAAAATCAATGACGCCACAAAAGGTTGACGATTGGACAGTAGACTCCATTGCCGACATCCTCAGGTCCTTTGTGAATGAGGTCAGCGAGGATCATGCGCATCTCGTTCACTTTCTgcttgaagaagacgagaGAAATGCGCCCAAGCCTCAACACATTAGCTCTGTGGATGCGTTCGCCGATATGAAACCTCTCACGGTTGACCATGATGAATCGGCTGGGAATGAAATAGAGACTATGACTCTCAAATTCAAG CAACATAGTGGCGAGCAAGGGAAAGCCATAAGAGCACACGGGAAACATATCGATTTCCCTGTTGTGTGCATCGCCTCAGACAGGCAAAGTGTCCCACGATACAGGTTTCATCATGTTGAAATTCGCAAAAATATTCTTGCGCCAAATTCCATGCTAAACTTTGTGCCACATCTTCGTGATGTTGACCCGAACTCGGCTGAGGAAAAGAGGTACGCCGAGTGGCTCAATGAACTGGAGACTCTTGATAAGTTGTCTGGCTTCAAAGCCCTTGGTCGGGTACAGAGGCTGGCCAAGAGAGCGCAGAATGAATACGCAGCTATCTTATCAACCTACCTGGAGCCGTGGTTGGAGAGGCTAGCCATTGACGGCTGCACCAAAACCACTCTCATCCGCTACATGGCAAGCCAGCCAGAGAGCGATGATGCCATCACCCCGCAACAGAGGAGCCATCTTCTTGACACATACAACGAAGGTGCTGGGTCACCCCGTGGTTCTAGAGCAGCCAAGCTCTTCACTGAAGCTTTTGACAAAGTCTTTGGTGACCCCAAGAACCAGAGACCCATCACCCTCAGTGATGTCTTGAAGCTAGACAAGGCCGTGGAGCCTATCTTGGACAACAGGAAGACCAAGAATACGCCGAGTGCCCAAAGGCATCAGAATAGAGAGCTGACGCAAAAGGTTGTGGAATCTCTGGGGAGTTACTCGGCATTGGGCTGTCTGATCTGTTTCAGTCATGACTGTGAGCACGGTGAAATCGATGGAGACAATCAGAAGCGGTGCTTGTCTCTCGATGAAATCGGCGGTGTTGCATCTGCTCTGCGGGCTAAGTGGATGGCACAACTTCAAGACCACTCAAGCAAGCAATCAAGCCTTGTCTTGAAATCAAATCCCCAACCTTGCCGGAATTCCTGCTATCGCACTCACGATACCGGGAAACCAGGTTATGTGGAAAAGCCATGGTCTGGAAACGAGGTCACGGTCCTTGAGCAGGTGTTTGCGACTCTGGGCTACAGCTCGTCCCTCATGCCGCAGtgttttgttgctgctgtgctgaACCGGCCCTGCTGGGATGTACATCGCAAATTCAGGGAGCTCAGCCTGGCACTTCCTGCTGTCCCCGAGGCTTTTGAGACCGTCAAGGGACCCAAGCCAGTTACGTGGTATGATCGGAGAAAGAAGCAGCTATTGAGTGGTTGGGAAGATGCAACTGTCACGCATGAGCATTCGCTACGGGAAATATGGACGCCCTGCCATCACGAGGGTGCGTGTACGGCTGCGAACGGCTGCCAATGTGCATCCAAGGGGAGACACCCCGTCCTCTGCGAGCGATTCTGCTTATGTACGGCAGAAACATGTGCCCTCAAGTTTACTGGGTGTGCCTGCCATTCGCTAGGCAAGACATGTATCCAACGCCAGAAAGAAGGGAAGCCGTGTATCTGTGTTCAACTCAACCGGGAATGCGACCCTGTCCTTTGCAAGGGATGTGGAGCGAAGGAGAGAGCTGATCCTGAGAACGCCTACGATGAACAGCTTCATTCGACGGGGTGTCAGAATGTACCCATGCAACGCGGCGCCACCAAGGCGGTCGTGATAGGTTCCTCCCAGCTGGAGGGCTGTGGATATGGTCTCTTTGCTGCGGAGGATATAGCGCAGGACGAGTTTATCATTGAGTACACTGGCGAACTTATTAGCCACGACGAGGGCGTTCGCCGCGAGAATCGCCGCGGTGACGTGTTTGACGAGGAAAACAAGATTTCATATCTTTTCACGCTTCTTGAGCAGGAGGGCATATGGGTGGACGCGGCCATTTATGGGAACCTCAGCCGGTACATCAACCATGCCAACGACACCTGCAACATCACCCCAAAAATTATGTATGTCAACCATGAGTTCCGCATCAAGTTCTCGGCACTTCGTGACATCAAGGCCGGGGAGGAGTTATTCTTTAACTACGGTGACAACTTCCCTAACTTGACCAAGAAGCTCGTAGAGTCACGAGAGAGCggtgggaaggaaaagggcaGCGGGAATGGCGCGCCGAAGCGCAAAGGAGGCGCTCAACGTGCTGCCCCCCGCAAAACCACATCCAAGTCGAGCCGGCATTTGGACTATCGAGGCAGTGACGATGAGTTGTTCTTTGACGAGTTACGCCGCCggcaagatgatgaagatggcgtgGACTATGGGGAGACCCCTAACAAGAAGCAACGTGGTAAACGAGGCGGAGCAAGGCCTGGTGCTGGTCGTAAGAAAAAACAAGCACAGCCGCCTGAGGAAACCGGCGAATACCAAAACGCCACCGAGATTAGTGATAGTCAAGGCGAGAGCGGGGCCCTAGAAGAAACTCCTTCACGACGGCGCATCTCCAAACACCCATATGCCAGCACGGCATTTGGCGCCAATGGCGCAATTAGCGGCCCTGGTCAGGAACCCGTGAAGAAAATCTCTAAGAGAGGGGGCGCACGACCTGGCGCAGGGCGCAAACCAAAGCATCGACCTGGCACCGCTAAGActaccagcagcagcaagattGGAAAGACGAGTCCCGGCAGCAGCACTACTAGTCCTAGCAACAGCAGCGAGAaatccatcaacaacatcggAAGGCATGGCACCGACTCCGAAGATCACCCACTCGCCTACCGCAACCGGTTTTCTCGCCCCGGGCCCTCAACGCTCTCGAACTCCATCTCTACCACAGCGGCGGGTAAGAAGCGCAAGGCCTCCGacttcgaggaggaggctcagAGCCCCTCAGGTGACGGTGACCACCACCGCGATTTTGAGTCACATATTCAGTCCAACAGAAAAAATAGTGCGGGGCTGTATAGACAGAGCATCTTTCAACCGATCGACTCTTctacctcctcccactctgACCAGTCGGTGGTGAatgggagaggtggggggagatacgacgatgacgacaacgaaggggacgaggacgacgatgatgacgacgacgacagcgtCCGTGGGTCGAGAAAGAGGCAAAAGCCCTGGAGATAtagggatgagaaggagtaG